Proteins co-encoded in one Sphingopyxis sp. BE259 genomic window:
- the astD gene encoding succinylglutamate-semialdehyde dehydrogenase: MSDTLLSFEPATGEELWRGTVSNVDDEVAIARGAWPEWAAKAVTFRTETLRRFADRVKAEADVLADLIARETGKPLWEARTEVESVANKVNISVTAYAERTPNRRIEGAMGLRNAVRHKPHGALAVLGPYNFPAHLPNGHIVPALIAGNSVLFKPSEKTPAVGAKLVELFHSAGVPTDVLRLIIGGPETGKALAGHQGIDGLLFTGSARTGLALNRQFADQPGKLLALEMGGNNPIVVWDTADIRTAAIIVVQSAFLSAGQRCSNARRLIVRDSLADGLIQEVRDLTNRLIVDHPHADPAPYMGPVIDNEAADGLTESFLILMSNGGQVIRHMTRPVAGRPFLTPGIIDVTAMPERPDIELFGPLLQVIRVDSFEAAIAEANNTAFGLSAALIGGTPQLYDQFWANARAGVINWNRPTNGASSAAPFGGVGLSGNHRPSAFYAADYCAYPVASAESDALRASIGVGLRDPEGSRLIPKNYN, from the coding sequence ATGAGTGACACCCTGCTTTCCTTCGAACCCGCAACCGGTGAAGAGCTGTGGCGCGGCACGGTCAGCAATGTCGATGACGAGGTCGCCATCGCGCGGGGCGCCTGGCCCGAATGGGCGGCCAAAGCCGTCACCTTCCGCACCGAAACGCTGCGCCGCTTTGCCGATCGCGTCAAAGCCGAAGCCGACGTGCTCGCTGACCTGATCGCGCGCGAAACTGGCAAGCCGCTGTGGGAAGCGCGCACCGAGGTCGAATCGGTCGCGAACAAGGTCAATATCTCGGTCACCGCTTATGCCGAACGCACCCCGAACCGTCGGATCGAAGGCGCAATGGGGCTGCGCAACGCGGTGCGCCACAAACCGCATGGCGCGCTGGCGGTGCTCGGCCCGTATAATTTCCCCGCCCATCTGCCCAACGGCCACATCGTTCCGGCGCTAATCGCGGGCAATTCGGTGTTGTTCAAGCCGTCGGAAAAGACCCCCGCGGTCGGCGCCAAGCTGGTCGAACTGTTCCACAGCGCCGGGGTGCCGACCGATGTCCTGCGGCTGATTATCGGCGGCCCGGAGACCGGCAAGGCGCTGGCGGGGCATCAGGGCATCGACGGCCTGCTATTCACCGGCTCGGCGCGCACGGGTCTAGCCCTAAATCGCCAGTTTGCCGACCAGCCGGGCAAGCTGCTGGCGCTGGAGATGGGCGGTAACAATCCCATCGTTGTCTGGGACACCGCCGACATCCGCACCGCGGCGATCATCGTCGTGCAATCGGCGTTCCTCAGCGCCGGGCAGCGGTGCAGCAATGCACGGCGGCTGATCGTCCGCGACAGCCTGGCGGATGGGTTGATCCAAGAGGTCCGCGACCTGACCAACCGTTTGATCGTCGATCATCCCCACGCCGACCCCGCGCCCTATATGGGGCCGGTGATCGATAATGAGGCGGCCGACGGCCTGACCGAAAGTTTCCTGATCCTGATGTCGAACGGCGGTCAGGTGATCCGTCACATGACCCGGCCGGTTGCTGGACGCCCATTTCTGACCCCCGGCATCATCGATGTGACCGCAATGCCCGAACGCCCAGACATCGAACTGTTCGGCCCGCTGCTCCAGGTCATCCGCGTCGACAGTTTCGAAGCCGCGATTGCCGAGGCGAACAACACCGCTTTCGGCCTGTCGGCGGCGCTGATCGGTGGAACACCGCAGCTGTACGATCAATTCTGGGCCAATGCCCGTGCCGGGGTGATCAACTGGAACCGCCCGACCAACGGCGCCTCATCGGCGGCGCCGTTCGGCGGCGTCGGGCTTTCAGGCAATCACCGCCCCAGCGCCTTCTATGCCGCCGATTATTGCGCCTATCCGGTTGCGAGCGCGGAAAGTGACGCGCTGCGCGCGTCGATCGGAGTTGGCCTGCGCGATCCCGAGGGCTCGCGATTGATTCCGAAGAATTACAATTAG
- a CDS encoding DUF2849 domain-containing protein gives MKLLTGNDLKTGFVTWWTGADWSLHIEDAADVGEHGEAILAVEDAARRVNAPYIIAGELTADGPRPAHIKDRIRALGPTVRPDLTLKPADPAAGDWVI, from the coding sequence ATGAAACTGCTGACCGGCAACGACCTGAAAACAGGATTTGTCACCTGGTGGACCGGCGCCGACTGGTCGCTGCATATCGAGGACGCCGCCGATGTCGGCGAGCATGGCGAGGCGATCCTGGCGGTCGAGGACGCCGCGCGCCGGGTCAACGCCCCCTATATCATCGCCGGTGAGTTGACCGCCGATGGCCCGCGCCCCGCGCATATCAAGGACCGCATCCGCGCGCTTGGCCCGACGGTGCGCCCCGACCTGACATTGAAACCCGCCGATCCTGCGGCCGGCGACTGGGTGATCTGA
- a CDS encoding nitrite/sulfite reductase produces MYKYDEYDQQMVDARVAEFADQVKRRLAGEITEDQFKPLRLMNGLYLQLHAYMLRVAVPYGTLDGRQMRMLAHIARKYDRDYGHFTTRQNIQYNWIKLEDAPAILADLASVEMHAIQTSGNCIRNISSDQWAGAAADELTDPRPWAELLRQWSSFHPEFSYLPRKFKIAVIAADEDRAAMRLHDIGIQIVERDGVHGAAFYVGGGMGRTPMIAPLIKDFVPLDDLLSYAEACLRVYNRYGRRDNIYKARIKILIHELGADEYRRQVDEEWAHVKSLGIDPPKAEFDRIAAQFAMPPLDASAPDAIDRSDPDFAVWVDQNVAAHKVPGHAIVNISLKPVGGIPGDASSAQIDLMADLAERYSHDELRVTHAQNIVLPHVRKADLFAIWQALDAAGLATPNLDLISDIIACPGLDYCSLANARSIPVAQKIATRFSDLGRQKELGELKLKISGCINACGHHHAGHIGILGVDRKGTENYQLLLGGSGAEDVSLGTITGPGFDEDGIVDAIERVTDKYLAERTDGERFVDTYRRVGMAPFKEAIYG; encoded by the coding sequence ATGTATAAATATGACGAATATGACCAGCAGATGGTCGATGCCCGCGTTGCCGAATTTGCCGATCAGGTGAAGCGGCGCCTCGCCGGTGAAATCACCGAGGATCAGTTCAAGCCGCTACGGCTGATGAACGGTCTCTATCTCCAGCTCCACGCCTATATGCTGCGCGTTGCGGTGCCCTATGGCACCCTCGACGGCCGTCAAATGCGGATGCTCGCCCACATCGCGCGCAAATATGACCGCGACTATGGCCATTTCACCACCCGCCAGAATATCCAGTATAACTGGATCAAGCTCGAAGACGCGCCCGCGATTCTCGCCGATCTCGCGTCGGTCGAAATGCACGCGATCCAGACCAGCGGCAATTGTATCCGCAATATCAGTTCCGACCAGTGGGCGGGCGCCGCCGCAGACGAGCTGACCGATCCGCGGCCATGGGCCGAGCTGCTCCGCCAATGGTCGAGCTTCCACCCCGAATTCAGCTATCTGCCGCGCAAGTTCAAGATCGCGGTGATCGCCGCCGACGAAGATCGCGCAGCAATGCGGCTTCACGACATCGGGATCCAGATCGTCGAACGCGACGGCGTTCACGGCGCCGCTTTCTATGTCGGCGGCGGCATGGGCCGCACCCCGATGATCGCGCCGCTGATCAAGGATTTCGTGCCGCTCGACGATCTGCTGAGCTATGCCGAGGCGTGCCTGCGCGTGTACAACCGCTATGGCCGCCGCGACAATATCTACAAGGCGCGGATCAAGATCCTGATCCACGAGCTGGGCGCCGACGAATATCGCCGCCAGGTCGACGAAGAATGGGCGCATGTGAAGTCGCTCGGGATCGACCCGCCCAAGGCTGAGTTCGACCGCATCGCGGCGCAATTCGCCATGCCTCCGCTCGACGCCAGCGCGCCCGATGCCATCGACCGCAGCGACCCCGACTTCGCGGTCTGGGTCGATCAGAATGTCGCCGCGCACAAGGTGCCGGGCCACGCGATCGTCAACATCAGCCTGAAACCCGTCGGCGGCATCCCCGGCGATGCCTCGTCGGCGCAGATCGACCTGATGGCCGACCTCGCCGAACGCTACAGCCACGACGAACTGCGCGTCACCCACGCGCAGAACATCGTGCTGCCGCATGTCCGCAAGGCCGACCTGTTCGCGATCTGGCAGGCACTCGACGCCGCGGGGCTGGCGACGCCGAACCTCGACCTGATCAGCGACATCATCGCCTGCCCCGGCCTCGATTATTGCAGCCTTGCCAACGCCCGCTCGATTCCGGTCGCGCAGAAAATCGCGACGCGCTTCTCTGACCTTGGCCGCCAGAAAGAACTGGGAGAGCTCAAGCTCAAGATTTCGGGCTGCATCAACGCTTGCGGCCATCACCATGCCGGTCACATCGGCATCCTGGGCGTCGACCGCAAAGGCACCGAAAATTACCAGCTGCTGCTCGGTGGATCGGGCGCGGAAGACGTGTCGCTCGGCACGATCACCGGCCCCGGTTTCGACGAGGACGGCATCGTCGATGCGATCGAGCGCGTCACCGACAAATATCTGGCCGAACGCACCGACGGCGAACGGTTCGTCGATACCTATCGCCGCGTCGGCATGGCCCCGTTCAAGGAGGCGATCTATGGTTGA
- a CDS encoding D-glycerate dehydrogenase, giving the protein MPDSSRPKRPRVIVTRQLMPHVEARMAELFDVALSAHDHAFTKDELKAAVADCDVFVPTVTDEIDAEVLAAAGERLKLIANFGAGVDHIDLAAARAKGIMVSNTPGVFTEDTADMTMALILSVPRRLAEGEKLMRSGQWAGWAPSAMLGHRVGGKLLGIIGMGRIGLAVARRARAFGLSIHYHNRRRLPEAIEEELGASYHASVDTLLRISDIVTLHCPHTAETHEMIHAARIGSMKPTAYLINTARGEIVDEKALIAALQTGRIAGAGLDVYTHEPAVDPALLALDNVVLLPHLGSATIEGREASGEKVIANIRAWCDGHRPQDQVLEGWA; this is encoded by the coding sequence ATGCCCGATTCATCCCGCCCCAAACGCCCGCGCGTCATCGTCACCCGCCAGTTGATGCCGCATGTCGAGGCGCGCATGGCCGAATTGTTCGACGTTGCGCTGTCGGCGCATGACCACGCCTTCACCAAGGACGAACTGAAAGCCGCAGTCGCCGACTGCGACGTGTTCGTGCCGACGGTGACCGATGAAATCGACGCCGAGGTGCTGGCGGCGGCGGGCGAGCGATTGAAGCTGATCGCCAATTTCGGCGCCGGGGTCGATCATATCGATCTGGCCGCGGCGCGCGCCAAGGGCATCATGGTGTCGAACACCCCCGGCGTGTTTACCGAGGACACAGCCGACATGACGATGGCGCTGATCCTGTCGGTGCCGCGGCGGCTGGCGGAAGGCGAGAAATTGATGCGTTCGGGGCAATGGGCGGGCTGGGCGCCCAGCGCGATGCTCGGTCACCGCGTCGGCGGCAAATTGCTCGGCATTATCGGCATGGGCCGCATCGGGCTGGCGGTGGCGCGGCGCGCGCGCGCATTCGGCCTATCGATCCATTATCACAACCGCCGCCGCCTGCCCGAGGCGATCGAGGAGGAACTGGGCGCCAGCTATCACGCCAGTGTCGATACGCTGCTGCGGATCAGCGACATCGTCACCCTCCACTGCCCGCACACCGCCGAGACGCACGAGATGATCCATGCGGCACGGATCGGGTCGATGAAGCCGACCGCCTATTTGATCAACACCGCGCGCGGCGAGATCGTCGACGAAAAGGCGCTGATCGCGGCGCTCCAGACCGGGCGCATCGCGGGCGCCGGGCTCGACGTTTACACCCACGAACCCGCGGTCGACCCCGCGTTGCTGGCGCTCGACAATGTCGTGCTGCTCCCGCATCTGGGCTCGGCAACGATCGAGGGCCGCGAAGCCTCGGGCGAAAAAGTCATCGCCAACATCCGCGCCTGGTGCGACGGCCACCGCCCGCAGGATCAGGTGCTGGAGGGGTGGGCTTAG
- the cobA gene encoding uroporphyrinogen-III C-methyltransferase gives MEKTLPLAGKLWLVGAGPGDPDLLTLRAARLLASADLVVHDGLVGDGVLALIPRHVERISVAKQRSRHTMKQELINELLVRETVAGKQVVRLKGGDPFIFGRGGEELDAAREAGVACEVVPGITAAAGCAAQAGLPLTHRDDASAVSFVAGQCKDLSDQDWSGLAGHGRTLVIYMGIATATAIADKLIADGVSPDLPVAVIERGTTADARVLRTLLTDLGDLVAREAVKSPALIIVGKVAARADALDCLGAPGVAAKIRDFT, from the coding sequence ATGGAAAAGACTCTCCCCCTTGCCGGAAAATTGTGGCTCGTTGGCGCCGGTCCGGGCGATCCCGACCTGCTAACGCTGCGCGCCGCGCGGCTGTTGGCGAGCGCCGATCTCGTCGTCCATGACGGGCTGGTCGGCGACGGCGTGCTCGCGCTGATCCCGCGACATGTCGAGCGGATCAGCGTCGCCAAACAGCGCAGTCGCCACACGATGAAGCAGGAGCTGATCAACGAATTGCTCGTCCGCGAGACGGTGGCCGGGAAACAGGTCGTGCGGCTCAAAGGCGGCGACCCGTTCATCTTCGGGCGCGGCGGCGAAGAACTCGACGCAGCACGTGAAGCCGGTGTGGCTTGCGAGGTCGTCCCGGGCATCACCGCCGCCGCAGGCTGCGCCGCGCAGGCGGGCCTCCCCCTCACCCATCGCGACGACGCCAGCGCGGTCAGCTTTGTCGCCGGACAATGCAAGGATCTGTCCGATCAGGATTGGTCGGGGCTTGCGGGCCACGGCCGCACCCTGGTCATCTATATGGGTATCGCCACCGCGACCGCGATCGCCGACAAGCTGATCGCCGACGGCGTATCACCCGACCTGCCCGTCGCGGTGATCGAGCGCGGCACCACCGCCGACGCGCGCGTCCTGCGCACGCTGCTCACCGACCTCGGTGACCTCGTCGCACGCGAAGCGGTAAAAAGCCCGGCGCTGATCATCGTCGGCAAGGTCGCGGCGCGCGCCGACGCGCTCGACTGTCTCGGCGCCCCCGGCGTTGCCGCAAAGATAAGGGATTTCACATGA
- a CDS encoding GIY-YIG nuclease family protein, with the protein MRERLPAVYIVASRRNGTLYTGVTGHLVRRIWQHREGLGGFSTRYDCKLLVWFEIHAKMEAAIAREKQIKAGSRAKKLALIEADNPLWQDLWFQIVDGSE; encoded by the coding sequence ATGCGCGAACGCCTGCCAGCAGTCTATATCGTCGCCAGTCGGCGCAACGGAACGCTTTATACGGGTGTGACAGGGCATCTCGTTCGACGGATATGGCAGCATCGCGAAGGCCTCGGCGGCTTTTCAACGCGTTACGACTGCAAGCTGCTTGTCTGGTTTGAAATCCACGCCAAGATGGAAGCCGCCATCGCGCGCGAAAAGCAGATCAAAGCCGGAAGCCGGGCTAAGAAGCTCGCGTTGATCGAAGCTGACAATCCGCTCTGGCAGGATTTGTGGTTTCAGATCGTCGATGGCAGCGAGTGA
- a CDS encoding glycosyltransferase family 4 protein yields the protein MRLLHLHSSFSLGGKEARAVRLMNLMGPRARHTILSAVPEAMGARDAIDPKIDVAFPADAPPLYGKPGPARYRDLARYMQQFDLVLSYNWGAMDGVMAHRVFAPFRDLPPLIHHEDGFNEDESVRRNWKRNGFRRLALPTAEALVVPSTLLERIAADEWRARRRTVVIRNGIDTATYGAAPSLAIPGLERRAGEVVIGTVAGLRKVKDLPRLVRAVATLPNDVRLVIVGEGPERAAIVAEAAAGGIADRLVMPGFMAEPARWIGHFDLLALSSASEQAPIAVIEAMAAGLPVVSPEVGDVAAMVAPDNQNFIAADEAGFRAALAEVATDPALRGRIGAANRRVAAEQFDESAMVAAYENLYGRALAGRRLFTG from the coding sequence ATGCGCCTGCTGCACCTGCATTCCAGCTTCTCGCTGGGTGGGAAGGAGGCCCGCGCCGTCCGATTGATGAATTTGATGGGACCGCGCGCGCGCCACACGATCCTGTCGGCGGTGCCGGAGGCGATGGGCGCCCGCGACGCAATCGATCCGAAGATAGACGTCGCATTTCCCGCCGATGCCCCGCCGCTCTATGGCAAGCCCGGCCCCGCCCGCTATCGCGACCTTGCGCGCTACATGCAGCAATTCGACCTGGTGCTCAGCTATAATTGGGGGGCGATGGATGGGGTAATGGCGCACCGGGTGTTCGCGCCGTTCCGCGACCTGCCGCCGCTGATCCACCACGAGGACGGGTTCAACGAAGACGAGAGTGTCCGGCGCAACTGGAAACGCAATGGCTTTCGCCGCCTCGCGCTGCCGACCGCCGAGGCGCTGGTGGTGCCGTCGACGCTGCTCGAACGGATCGCCGCCGACGAGTGGCGGGCGCGGCGGCGGACGGTGGTGATCCGCAACGGCATCGACACTGCGACTTATGGCGCGGCGCCTTCGTTGGCGATCCCGGGGCTGGAGCGGCGTGCGGGGGAGGTCGTGATCGGGACGGTGGCCGGGCTGCGCAAAGTCAAGGATTTGCCGAGGCTAGTGCGCGCGGTTGCGACATTACCGAACGACGTCCGATTGGTGATCGTCGGCGAAGGACCGGAGCGCGCGGCGATCGTGGCGGAAGCGGCGGCAGGCGGGATCGCTGACCGACTGGTGATGCCAGGCTTTATGGCCGAGCCCGCGCGCTGGATCGGCCATTTCGACTTGCTGGCGCTATCATCGGCGAGCGAGCAGGCGCCGATTGCGGTGATCGAGGCGATGGCGGCGGGGCTGCCCGTCGTCAGTCCTGAAGTCGGCGATGTTGCGGCGATGGTCGCGCCCGACAACCAGAACTTTATTGCTGCCGATGAAGCCGGCTTTCGAGCGGCGCTGGCGGAAGTTGCCACCGATCCTGCCCTGCGTGGCCGGATCGGCGCCGCGAACCGGCGCGTTGCCGCTGAGCAGTTCGATGAATCGGCGATGGTCGCGGCGTATGAAAATCTCTATGGTCGGGCGCTGGCCGGGCGCCGCCTGTTTACGGGTTAG
- a CDS encoding nitronate monooxygenase produces the protein MFKGLKPILYGGREVWPLVEGGKGVSATNHMSSGAWAAAGGIGTVSAVNADSYDAEGKIIPQVYNALTRRERHEELIQYGIEGAVAQVERAYEVSGGKGAININVLWEMGGAQQILEGVLARTKGMVAGVTCGAGMPYKLSEIAERHNVMYLPIISSARAFRALWKRAYHKVPHLLGAVVYEDPWLAGGHNGLSNAEDPLVPQDPYPRVAAVRETMRAEGIADTVPIVMAGGVWYLRDWENWIDNPELGQIVFQYGTRPLLTEESPIPQAWKDRLRTLDDGDVLLHRFSPTGFYSSAVRTPFLRDLEARSERQIPYSKQEAGDHIVQLDVGVKGKNFWVTPHDRARARDWAAEGYTEALKTPDNTVVFVTDADKAVIRKDQTDCMGCLSHCGFSSWKDHDDYTTGYLADPRSFCIQKTLQDIAHGGDPEQNLMFAGHAAFNFKTDPFYSNNFTPTVKQLVDRILTGD, from the coding sequence ATGTTCAAAGGATTGAAGCCCATCCTTTACGGCGGACGCGAAGTCTGGCCGTTGGTCGAGGGCGGCAAGGGCGTGTCGGCGACCAACCATATGTCGAGCGGCGCGTGGGCCGCGGCGGGCGGCATCGGCACCGTGTCTGCGGTCAACGCCGACAGCTATGACGCCGAGGGCAAGATCATCCCGCAGGTTTACAATGCGCTGACCCGGCGCGAGCGCCACGAAGAGCTGATCCAATACGGCATCGAAGGCGCGGTGGCCCAGGTTGAACGCGCTTATGAGGTGTCGGGCGGCAAGGGTGCGATCAACATCAACGTGCTGTGGGAAATGGGCGGCGCGCAGCAGATTCTGGAAGGCGTGCTGGCGCGGACCAAGGGCATGGTCGCCGGGGTCACCTGCGGCGCCGGGATGCCGTACAAGCTCAGCGAAATCGCCGAGCGCCACAATGTCATGTATCTGCCGATCATCAGCTCGGCGCGCGCCTTTCGCGCGCTGTGGAAGCGGGCCTATCATAAGGTGCCGCATCTGCTGGGCGCGGTGGTTTACGAAGACCCCTGGTTGGCAGGCGGCCACAACGGCCTGTCGAATGCCGAGGATCCACTAGTCCCGCAGGATCCTTATCCGCGCGTCGCCGCGGTGCGCGAAACGATGCGCGCCGAGGGGATCGCCGATACGGTGCCGATCGTGATGGCGGGCGGCGTGTGGTATCTGCGCGACTGGGAAAACTGGATCGACAATCCCGAGTTGGGCCAGATCGTGTTCCAGTACGGCACCCGGCCGCTGCTCACCGAGGAAAGCCCGATCCCGCAGGCGTGGAAGGATCGCCTTCGCACCCTCGACGACGGCGACGTGCTTTTGCACCGCTTCTCGCCGACCGGCTTTTACTCCAGCGCGGTCCGCACCCCCTTCTTGCGCGACCTCGAAGCGCGGTCGGAACGCCAGATTCCCTATTCGAAGCAGGAAGCGGGCGATCATATCGTCCAGCTCGACGTCGGGGTAAAGGGCAAGAATTTCTGGGTCACCCCCCATGATCGGGCCCGCGCCCGCGACTGGGCGGCCGAAGGCTATACCGAGGCGCTGAAGACCCCCGACAACACGGTGGTGTTCGTGACCGACGCCGACAAGGCGGTGATCCGCAAGGACCAGACCGACTGCATGGGCTGCCTGTCGCATTGCGGTTTTTCGTCGTGGAAGGACCATGACGATTACACCACCGGCTACCTCGCCGACCCGCGCAGCTTTTGCATCCAGAAAACGTTGCAGGACATCGCGCACGGCGGCGACCCCGAACAAAATCTGATGTTCGCGGGCCACGCCGCATTCAATTTCAAGACCGATCCCTTTTATTCGAACAACTTCACCCCGACAGTGAAGCAACTGGTGGATCGGATTTTGACGGGGGATTAA
- a CDS encoding DUF934 domain-containing protein has product MVEHLQADGEEPCVTLDAFLEQSNATAVRLESDEDARALIPHLDRLALIEVAFPKFRDGRGYSSARILREAGYTGELRAQGDVLVDQIGYLKRCGFDTFAPEKSLNPTDVEAALSRWPEHYQGAADGAVPIWKLRHG; this is encoded by the coding sequence ATGGTTGAGCATCTGCAAGCCGACGGCGAAGAACCCTGCGTCACCCTCGACGCTTTTCTCGAACAGTCGAATGCGACCGCGGTGCGGCTCGAATCGGATGAGGACGCGCGCGCGCTGATCCCGCATCTCGACCGGCTCGCGCTGATCGAGGTCGCCTTCCCGAAATTCCGCGACGGCCGCGGCTATTCGTCGGCGCGCATATTGCGCGAGGCGGGCTACACCGGTGAACTGCGCGCGCAAGGCGACGTGCTCGTCGATCAGATCGGCTATCTGAAGCGTTGCGGCTTCGATACATTCGCGCCCGAAAAATCGCTCAACCCCACCGATGTCGAGGCGGCGCTGTCGCGCTGGCCCGAACATTATCAGGGCGCCGCCGACGGCGCAGTGCCGATCTGGAAACTGCGGCATGGGTAA
- a CDS encoding alpha/beta hydrolase yields the protein MRLHARVYAGPEGSEGVPPVLCMPGLARNARDFELLAPHVAQVRKTIVIEFRGRGESAYAKDPMTYVPLTYVQDVVALLDDMAIDRFATIGTSLGGLVSMLMAATLPGRLIGAVLNDVGPELQTAGLDRIRDYIGAGGSQPTWMHAARSYSELNRAVYPSYEIHDWLRLTKRTHRLTPEGRIVSDYDKQIAAPLRVTGGEAAFDMWPVYRALGDVPLLILRGELSDILARSAGEKMVAGLPHARLVEVPGVGHAPTLDEPEARGAIDAWVAELPTA from the coding sequence GTGCGGCTGCATGCGCGCGTCTATGCGGGGCCAGAAGGCAGCGAGGGCGTGCCGCCGGTGCTGTGCATGCCGGGACTCGCGCGCAACGCCCGCGATTTCGAGCTGCTGGCGCCGCATGTCGCGCAGGTGCGCAAGACGATCGTCATCGAATTCCGCGGCCGCGGCGAAAGCGCTTATGCCAAGGATCCGATGACCTATGTCCCGCTGACCTATGTTCAGGATGTTGTCGCACTGCTCGACGACATGGCAATCGATCGTTTTGCGACGATTGGCACCTCGCTGGGCGGGCTCGTATCGATGCTGATGGCGGCGACGCTGCCGGGACGGCTGATCGGCGCGGTGCTAAACGACGTCGGACCAGAACTCCAGACCGCCGGGCTTGATCGGATCCGCGACTATATCGGGGCAGGCGGCAGCCAGCCGACGTGGATGCACGCCGCGCGCAGCTATTCCGAACTCAACCGGGCGGTTTACCCCAGCTATGAAATCCATGACTGGCTGCGGTTGACCAAGCGGACGCACCGGTTGACCCCCGAAGGCAGGATCGTCAGTGATTATGACAAGCAAATCGCGGCGCCGCTGCGCGTTACCGGCGGCGAGGCGGCGTTCGATATGTGGCCGGTGTACCGCGCGCTGGGCGATGTGCCGCTGTTGATCCTGCGCGGCGAATTGTCCGATATATTGGCGCGGTCGGCGGGAGAAAAGATGGTCGCAGGGCTGCCGCACGCTCGGTTGGTCGAGGTGCCAGGGGTCGGCCATGCGCCGACGCTGGACGAACCCGAAGCCCGCGGGGCAATCGACGCCTGGGTGGCGGAACTGCCCACCGCGTGA